In the genome of Salvelinus sp. IW2-2015 linkage group LG25, ASM291031v2, whole genome shotgun sequence, one region contains:
- the LOC111951722 gene encoding G-protein coupled receptor 26-like: protein MHIADMAVSVFVVVIIAVSFLSNVVVLICFLYNQEIRKQVPGLFILNLTVCNLLLTVSNMPLTLVGLINKGNTGGSGFCQTVGFLDTFLTTNSMLSMGALSIDRWVAVVFPLSYHSRIRHRDAVIGLGYTWMHSLSFSTVATCSSWVGYHHLYASCTLCNARASGSRTQFIIYTVVLHSLTFLLTLIVLCVTYLKVLKVARFHCKRIDVITMQTLLLLVDIHPSVRQRCLDEQRQRRQRATKKIITFIGTFVVCFAPYVITRIFELFTLGQINPHWGVLSKCLAYSKAACDPFVYSLLRNQYRKTCSDLTNKILKRSSFNSSSRMVENGRANDTINIKPSH from the exons ATGCACATTGCGGACAtggctgtctctgtgtttgtagtAGTGATCATCGCCGTCTCGTTTCTGTCCAACGTGGTGGTACTGATCTGCTTTCTGTACAACCAGGAGATTCGAAAGCAGGTGCCCGGGTTGTTTATCCTCAACCTAACCGTCTGCAACCTGTTGCTCACCGTGTCCAATATGCCTCTAACTCTGGTCGGACTTATCAACAAAGGAAACACTGGAGGCAGCGGGTTCTGTCAAACTGTGGGTTTCCTGGACACTTTTCTCACCACCAACTCAATGCTCAGTATGGGGGCTTTGAGCATCGATCGATGGGTGGCAGTGGTTTTTCCGCTGAGCTACCACTCCAGAATACGACACCGGGACGCAGTGATAGGGCTTGGATACACGTGGATGCACTCGCTCTCGTTCTCCACGGTGGCCACTTGCTCTTCCTGGGTTGGGTACCATCACCTTTACGCATCATGTACGCTCTGCAATGCGAGAGCAAGCGGCTCCCGGACGCAGTTTATCATCTACACTGTGGTTTTACACTCTCTCACTTTTCTCTTGACCTTAATCGTGTTGTGTGTAACGTACCTGAAAGTTCTGAAAGTTGCGCGGTTTCACTGTAAACGCATCGACGTGATCACTATGCAGACCTTATTGCTGCTTGTGGATATTCACCCGAG TGTGCGCCAGCGATGCCTGGATGAGCAGAGACAGCGGAGGCAGAGAGCCACCAAGAAGATCATCACATTCATTGGAACGTTTGTGGTGTGCTTCGCCCCTTACGTCATCACGAG AATCTTCGAGCTCTTCACGCTAGGACAGATAAACCCTCACTGGGGTGTCTTGTCTAAGTGTTTGGCCTACAGCAAGGCAGCCTGCGACCCTTTTGTCTACTCACTGCTTCGGAACCAGTACAGGAAGACATGCAGCGACCTGACCAACAAGATCCTGAAGAGAAGTTCCTTTAACTCCTCCTCCCGCATGGTGGAGAACGGCAGGGCCAACGACACCATAAACATCAAACCCAGCCATTGA